One genomic window of Macaca mulatta isolate MMU2019108-1 chromosome 8, T2T-MMU8v2.0, whole genome shotgun sequence includes the following:
- the LOC144330572 gene encoding uncharacterized protein LOC144330572: protein MRPLGLQVARGKQEADPPPTPARPGPQRWVRRSPGLLRGRVWSRDARCSQVRRRQWQPRRPASHVATGAALSRPGAAGRGARPHLARERAERRDWDPGARAEGGSGRAESSAPRYGLARHSGSRDGRSLGWRLALVSRREPLEGSLRREPPRVGAGGPSSAIYKFPELPALFHPLAAPEAGRRGGRGSGSLLVAAAGLGWCRAARPQVQTPPPRPPGRVRGDPASGPKGARAPRRCVSAPWALEGAAGNNKPFNLQSNLD, encoded by the coding sequence GCCCCTCGGCCTGCAGGTGGCCAGAGGGAAGCAGGAGGCAGATCCCCCACCTACGCCGGCCCGGCCTGGGCCCCAGCGCTGGGTGCGGCGGAGCCCTGGGCTCCTGCGGGGACGAGTGTGGTCCCGGGACGCGCGGTGCAGCCAGGTGCGCAGGCGGCAGTGGCAGCCGCGGCGCCCCGCGTCGCACGTGGCAACAGGTGCAGCGCTGTCCCGGCCTGGCGCCGCGGGGCGTGGGGCGCGTCCGCACTTAGCCCGGGAGCGCGCGGAGCGTCGGGATTGGGACCCGGGAGCGCGAGCGGAGGGCGGGAGCGGCCGAGCGGAGTCCAGCGCCCCAAGGTACGGCCTCGCACGTCATTCAGGTTCCCGGGACGGCCGCTCCCTGGGGTGGCGGCTGGCCTTGGTCTCCCGCCGCGAGCCGCTGGAGGGGAGCCTTCGGAGGGAGCCGCCGCGGGTTGGGGCGGGAGGCCCGAGTTCGGCTATTTACAAGTTTCCCGAACTCCCCGCCCTGTTCCACCCCCTGGCGGCCCCGGAGGCGGGGAGGCGGGGAGGCCGGGGCTCCGGGTCCCTCCTGGTAGCCGCCGCAGGGCTGGGGTGGTGCCGCGCCGCGCGCCCCCAGGTGCAGACACCGCCCCCGAGACCTCCGGGGCGGGTCCGCGGCGACCCCGCCAGCGGTCCAAAGGGCGCCCGCGCTCCCCGCCGCTGCGTCTCTGCTCCCTGGGCGCTTGAAGGAGCTGCGG